A genomic window from Punica granatum isolate Tunisia-2019 chromosome 2, ASM765513v2, whole genome shotgun sequence includes:
- the LOC116193982 gene encoding uncharacterized protein LOC116193982, translating to MASSADDQPKIELVRPAASRDPAAPTSPHPALSTDEQPALGYPPVIGYPPGDPRGPGPYAYPYPAPAPPIHGPYPDPGTSYGQRQVEWRRLSRFTRGALLAISIFVVLLLSATIIIQMALHPRMPNFLLSGFSVSHLSISNDSVLLANWEANVVVENRNSHIRLELPLVWSFIYHRDPQRYLSLMKYNEPLTLGKKSRRVIDLKMMTSASEQPDTRVVNAVRNELDSSNKKVNFSLAMEVAMKFKYSWWWKKGATMMVYCGDLVVEFDVESGFGFSGSLAGNDKPRKCLLLSN from the coding sequence ATGGCTTCCTCGGCCGATGACCAACCGAAAATAGAACTCGTGAGACCTGCAGCGAGTCGCGACCCTGCTGCACCAACCTCTCCTCATCCTGCTCTGTCAACGGACGAGCAACCCGCTTTGGGGTACCCTCCAGTCATAGGTTACCCTCCAGGGGACCCCAGGGGCCCTGGACCATACGCCTACCCCTATCCAGCCCCGGCACCGCCTATCCACGGGCCATACCCGGATCCTGGCACTTCGTATGGGCAACGGCAAGTGGAATGGCGCCGCCTGTCACGCTTCACCCGTGGTGCCCTCCTGGCAATCTCCATCTTCGTTGTCTTGCTCCTTTCAGCCACCATCATTATCCAAATGGCGCTGCACCCCAGGATGCCCAACTTCCTACTCTCCGGCTTTTCTGTATCACATCTCAGTATCTCCAACGACTCAGTCCTGCTGGCGAACTGGGAAGCGAACGTCGTTGTGGAGAACCGGAACAGCCATATAAGGCTCGAGCTTCCCTTGGTTTGGAGCTTCATCTACCACAGGGATCCCCAGAGGTACTTATCGTTGATGAAGTACAATGAGCCCCTGACCCTGGGGAAAAAGTCGAGAAGGGTGATCGACTTGAAGATGATGACATCGGCTTCGGAGCAGCCCGACACCAGGGTGGTCAATGCCGTTCGGAACGAGCTGGATAGCAGCAATAAGAAGGTGAACTTCAGTCTGGCAATGGAAGTGGCGATGAAGTTCAAGTACAGCTGGTGGTGGAAGAAGGGCGCAACCATGATGGTTTACTGCGGAGACCTCGTGGTTGAATTCGATGTCGAGTCCGGGTTTGGTTTTTCCGGAAGTTTAGCAGGCAATGACAAGCCCAGGAAATGCCTGCTTCTTAGTAATTGA